The Micromonospora krabiensis genome window below encodes:
- a CDS encoding peptidylprolyl isomerase, whose protein sequence is MASSRDRQRKLARAKLDRQMARRAARVRRRRQIQAGIGAALVLALIVVGSAWALGAFDSDPKQNTAADEVCLWTPQDATGNTNLKDVGTPATTGLPTEGTRAMTVTTNQGAPITASLDLASAPCAAASIAHLASRSFYDNTKCHEITAEGALRCGDPSGTGLGGPTYSFFDENVPTVPEPAPSASPAPGQPPAYPKGTVAMIANPPGANGSQFLLFFKDFNPAKPVYPIIGKVTGGLDVLEKIGALPTVDNGNGAKVKPKTDVVVQSLTVGEPATGASAPAPTGSGAPASPAAN, encoded by the coding sequence GTGGCTTCCAGCAGGGACCGGCAGCGCAAACTCGCGCGGGCCAAGCTCGACCGGCAGATGGCTCGCCGGGCCGCGCGGGTCAGGCGGCGGCGGCAGATCCAGGCCGGCATCGGCGCCGCCCTGGTGCTGGCGCTGATCGTGGTCGGCTCCGCGTGGGCGCTCGGTGCCTTCGACTCCGACCCGAAGCAGAACACGGCCGCCGACGAGGTCTGCCTCTGGACCCCGCAGGACGCCACCGGGAACACCAACCTCAAGGACGTGGGCACCCCGGCGACCACCGGCCTGCCCACCGAGGGCACCCGGGCGATGACGGTGACCACGAACCAGGGTGCGCCGATCACCGCCTCGCTCGACCTCGCGTCGGCCCCGTGCGCCGCGGCGAGCATCGCCCACCTGGCGAGCCGGTCGTTCTACGACAACACGAAGTGCCACGAGATCACCGCCGAGGGCGCGCTGCGCTGCGGCGACCCGAGCGGCACCGGCCTGGGCGGCCCGACCTACTCGTTCTTCGACGAGAACGTGCCGACCGTGCCGGAGCCCGCCCCGTCCGCCAGCCCGGCCCCCGGCCAGCCGCCCGCGTACCCGAAGGGCACCGTGGCGATGATCGCCAACCCGCCGGGCGCGAACGGCAGCCAGTTCCTGCTCTTCTTCAAGGACTTCAACCCGGCCAAGCCGGTCTACCCGATCATCGGCAAGGTCACCGGCGGGCTGGACGTGCTGGAGAAGATCGGTGCCCTGCCGACCGTGGACAATGGGAACGGGGCCAAGGTCAAGCCCAAGACCGACGTGGTGGTCCAGAGCCTCACCGTCGGCGAACCGGCCACCGGCGCGTCGGCACCGGCGCCGACCGGCTCCGGCGCGCCGGCCAGCCCGGCCGCCAACTGA
- a CDS encoding peptidylprolyl isomerase: protein MTSTRDQQRQRAAARARLEKEMAERAARARKRRQAQAIAGATLALLLVVAGTVWLATSLGGDDDKTGTDTAAGGPSQCAYSEIPSDQRTKETKDVGLPSNEQSNTGVQTMTIDTNLGPITAKVDRSLVPCTAGAFTHLAEKNFFDNSKCHRLVTEGIKVLQCGDPSATGKGWRDTDGTGGPAFRMAEENLPTDKRPPYPEGIIAMANSGQPGSTGSQFFIVYGDSPLDPNYTVLGTITGGMDIVKDVAKAGDDGAFAQQAGGGHPKKEIVINKLTMSPPQG from the coding sequence GTGACGTCCACCAGGGATCAGCAGCGGCAGCGTGCGGCGGCACGCGCCCGGCTGGAGAAGGAGATGGCCGAGCGCGCGGCCCGCGCCCGCAAGCGCCGGCAGGCCCAGGCGATCGCCGGGGCGACCCTCGCCCTGCTGCTCGTGGTGGCGGGCACCGTCTGGCTGGCCACCAGCCTGGGCGGCGACGACGACAAGACGGGCACCGACACCGCTGCGGGCGGCCCGTCCCAGTGCGCCTACAGCGAGATCCCCTCCGACCAGCGCACCAAGGAGACCAAGGACGTCGGGCTGCCCTCCAACGAGCAGTCGAACACCGGCGTCCAGACCATGACGATCGACACCAACCTGGGGCCGATCACCGCCAAGGTCGACCGGTCGCTGGTGCCCTGCACGGCCGGCGCCTTCACCCACCTGGCGGAGAAGAACTTCTTCGACAACAGCAAGTGCCACCGACTGGTGACCGAGGGCATCAAGGTGCTCCAGTGCGGTGACCCGAGCGCCACCGGCAAGGGCTGGCGGGACACCGACGGCACCGGCGGCCCGGCCTTCCGGATGGCCGAGGAGAACCTGCCGACCGACAAGCGGCCCCCCTACCCGGAGGGCATCATCGCGATGGCCAACTCCGGCCAGCCGGGCAGCACGGGCAGCCAGTTCTTCATCGTCTACGGCGACTCGCCGCTCGACCCGAACTACACCGTGCTGGGCACGATCACCGGCGGGATGGACATCGTCAAGGACGTGGCCAAGGCCGGCGACGACGGGGCGTTCGCCCAGCAGGCCGGTGGCGGTCACCCGAAGAAGGAGATCGTCATCAACAAGCTCACCATGAGCCCCCCGCAGGGCTGA
- a CDS encoding RelA/SpoT family protein — MSHDVVPPMEGTVHPTGDADGSVSDRNGDATARVTGSGNGNGVAVPAEAVRSASTHPTDNVVVPLRPDESAEPVPSAGFALSSAPTGRRVRARLARFNAPWQTSQVSEVLEPLIATHRENHPKADARLLQRAFDTAARWHSGQYRKSGDPYITHPLAVATILANLGMDTTTLVAALLHDTIEDTEYTLDQMRADFGGEVALLVDGVTKLDKVKLGDAAKAETIRKMVVAMAKDPRVLVIKLADRLHNMRTLTFLPRPKQEQKAKETLEILAPLAHRLGMNTIKWELEDLAFGTLFPKRFEEINRLIGEHQPQREALLRQVTQKVSTDLKAAKIKAETTGRPKHLYSIYQKMIVRGRDFNDIYDLVGVRILVDTVRDCYAALGVIHANWQPVPGRFKDYIAMPKFNMYQSLHTTVIGPTGKPVEMQIRTYAMHRTAEFGIAAHWKYKEHKGTQIVGPPAHIDEMTWLRQLLDWQREAADPSEFLDALRFDLSSQEVYVFTPKGDVIPLPTGSTPVDFAYAVHTEVGHKCIGARVNGKLVPLESTLSNGDVIEIFTSKSDTAGPTQDWLGFVKSPRARTKIRQYFNKERREEAIEAGKDAIVKAMRKQGMPLQRMLTSDALMAIARDLHLADVASLYAAVGDSQVSAQSVVQKLMATYGGEEGAAEDIAETAVATRPPRSRASSHDPGVVVRGVSDVWIKLARCCTPVPPDAVFGFVTRSGGVSVHRDDCANAEDLKAQGERVVEVSWKLTSASTFLVAIQVEALDRHKLLADVTRVLSDERVNILSATVTTTRDRVAVSRFSFEMADPKHLGHLLAAVRKVDGVFDAYRVTSGA; from the coding sequence GTGTCCCACGATGTCGTCCCTCCGATGGAGGGCACGGTGCACCCGACAGGCGACGCGGACGGCTCGGTGAGCGACCGGAACGGTGACGCGACGGCCCGGGTGACGGGCTCTGGCAACGGCAACGGCGTGGCCGTCCCGGCGGAGGCCGTGCGTTCGGCGTCCACCCATCCCACCGACAACGTGGTTGTCCCGCTCCGGCCGGACGAGTCGGCCGAGCCGGTGCCCAGCGCCGGCTTCGCCCTGTCCAGCGCGCCCACCGGCCGCCGGGTGCGGGCCCGCCTCGCGCGCTTCAACGCCCCCTGGCAGACCTCGCAGGTCAGCGAGGTGCTGGAGCCGCTGATCGCGACGCACCGGGAGAACCACCCCAAGGCCGACGCCCGGCTGCTCCAGCGCGCCTTCGACACCGCGGCCCGCTGGCACTCGGGGCAGTACCGCAAGTCCGGCGACCCGTACATCACCCACCCCCTCGCGGTGGCCACCATCCTGGCCAACCTGGGAATGGACACCACGACGCTGGTCGCGGCGCTGCTGCACGACACCATCGAGGACACCGAATACACGCTCGACCAGATGCGCGCCGACTTCGGCGGCGAGGTGGCGCTGCTGGTCGACGGCGTGACCAAGCTCGACAAGGTCAAGCTGGGTGACGCCGCGAAGGCCGAGACCATCCGCAAGATGGTCGTGGCCATGGCGAAGGACCCGCGCGTCCTGGTGATCAAGCTCGCCGACCGGCTGCACAACATGCGTACGCTGACCTTCCTGCCCCGCCCCAAGCAGGAGCAGAAGGCCAAGGAGACGTTGGAGATCCTGGCGCCGCTGGCCCACCGCCTCGGTATGAACACGATCAAGTGGGAGCTGGAGGACCTCGCCTTCGGCACCCTGTTCCCGAAGCGGTTCGAGGAGATCAACCGCCTGATCGGCGAGCACCAGCCGCAGCGTGAGGCGCTGCTGCGCCAGGTGACCCAGAAGGTGTCCACGGACCTCAAGGCCGCCAAGATCAAGGCGGAGACGACCGGGCGCCCGAAGCACCTCTACTCGATCTACCAGAAGATGATCGTGCGGGGTCGCGACTTCAACGACATCTACGACCTGGTGGGTGTGCGGATCCTGGTCGACACGGTGCGCGACTGCTACGCGGCGCTGGGCGTCATCCACGCCAACTGGCAGCCGGTGCCGGGCCGGTTCAAGGACTACATCGCCATGCCCAAGTTCAACATGTACCAGTCGTTGCACACGACGGTCATCGGGCCCACCGGCAAGCCGGTGGAGATGCAGATCCGCACCTACGCGATGCACCGCACCGCCGAGTTCGGCATCGCCGCGCACTGGAAGTACAAGGAGCACAAGGGCACCCAGATCGTCGGCCCGCCGGCCCACATCGACGAGATGACCTGGCTGCGCCAGCTGCTGGACTGGCAGCGGGAGGCGGCCGACCCGAGCGAGTTCCTCGACGCGCTGCGGTTCGACCTGTCCAGCCAGGAGGTCTACGTCTTCACCCCGAAGGGTGACGTCATCCCGCTGCCGACCGGGTCGACGCCGGTGGACTTCGCCTACGCGGTGCACACCGAGGTCGGGCACAAGTGCATCGGCGCCCGGGTCAACGGCAAGCTGGTGCCGCTGGAGTCGACGCTCTCCAACGGCGACGTGATCGAGATCTTCACTTCGAAGTCCGACACCGCCGGCCCCACACAGGACTGGCTGGGCTTCGTCAAGAGCCCGCGGGCGCGCACGAAGATCCGCCAGTACTTCAACAAGGAGCGTCGCGAGGAGGCGATCGAGGCCGGCAAGGACGCGATCGTCAAGGCGATGCGTAAGCAGGGCATGCCCCTGCAGCGCATGCTCACCTCCGACGCGCTGATGGCGATCGCGCGGGACCTGCACCTCGCCGACGTCGCCTCGCTCTACGCGGCGGTCGGCGACAGCCAGGTCAGCGCCCAGTCGGTCGTCCAGAAGCTGATGGCCACGTACGGCGGCGAGGAGGGCGCGGCGGAGGACATCGCCGAGACCGCCGTCGCCACCCGGCCGCCGCGCAGCCGGGCGAGCAGCCACGACCCGGGTGTCGTGGTCCGCGGGGTCAGCGACGTCTGGATCAAGCTGGCCCGGTGCTGCACGCCGGTGCCGCCGGACGCGGTCTTCGGTTTCGTCACCCGTTCCGGCGGGGTGAGCGTGCACCGGGACGACTGCGCCAACGCCGAGGACCTGAAGGCCCAGGGCGAGCGGGTCGTCGAGGTGAGCTGGAAGCTGACCTCGGCGTCGACGTTCCTGGTCGCCATCCAGGTCGAGGCCCTGGACCGGCACAAGCTGCTCGCCGACGTCACGCGGGTGCTCTCCGACGAGCGGGTCAACATCCTCTCCGCGACGGTCACCACCACCCGCGACCGGGTCGCGGTGAGCCGGTTCAGCTTCGAGATGGCCGACCCCAAGCACCTCGGCCACCTGCTGGCCGCGGTCCGCAAGGTCGACGGCGTCTTCGACGCGTACCGGGTCACCTCCGGCGCCTGA
- a CDS encoding adenine phosphoribosyltransferase, with the protein MTETHRTEVRGDSGAEMARLVASRVLDVPDFPKPGVVFKDLMPLFADGGAFREVIDGIVAYHGRDSFDAVAGIEARGFVVAAGIAYATGVGVVPIRKAGKLPRPSYAASYELEYGEATLEVHQDAFTAGHRVLVVDDVLATGGTAGATLDLVERAGGTVAGFSVLLELGFLGGRDRLASRPVHALLTV; encoded by the coding sequence TTGACGGAGACCCACCGCACCGAGGTACGCGGGGACAGCGGGGCCGAGATGGCCCGCCTGGTGGCCAGCCGGGTGCTGGACGTGCCGGACTTCCCCAAGCCGGGCGTCGTGTTCAAGGACCTGATGCCACTGTTCGCCGACGGGGGTGCGTTCCGCGAGGTGATCGACGGGATCGTGGCGTACCACGGCCGGGACTCGTTCGACGCGGTGGCCGGCATCGAGGCGCGGGGCTTCGTCGTCGCGGCGGGAATCGCCTACGCGACCGGGGTCGGGGTGGTGCCGATCCGTAAGGCGGGCAAGCTGCCGCGGCCGTCGTACGCGGCCTCGTACGAGTTGGAGTACGGCGAGGCCACCCTGGAGGTCCACCAGGACGCCTTCACCGCCGGGCATCGGGTGCTGGTCGTCGACGACGTGCTCGCCACGGGGGGCACCGCGGGGGCGACGCTGGACCTGGTCGAGCGGGCCGGTGGCACCGTGGCCGGCTTCTCCGTGCTGCTGGAACTGGGCTTCCTGGGCGGGCGGGACCGACTCGCGTCGCGTCCGGTCCATGCCCTGCTGACCGTTTGA
- the secF gene encoding protein translocase subunit SecF, protein MAGSGLANRLYRGEAGLDIIGKRKLWFGIAGALVLVALLSFGFRGFTLGIEFEGGNSFQVPASVGTLTQAEERVNTVLADDAGGVEVESAQTVGGGSGEFYEFRTAVLDAEEANAVKAGLAQEFGIAENQISANQVSAAWGGQYTERALLGLVIFIALVMLYLIIRFEWRMAVSAVSSLLLNLVLTAGVYSLVGFEVTPSTIIGFLTILGFALYDVVVVFDKVQENTRGITASNNQTYGEAANLAINQTIMRSINTSLVALLPVGGLLFIGVPLGAVTLKDLGLVLFVGMLVAVFSSIFFATPVLATFKDFEPRIQAHTKRVLARRGAIARGEVAPKGAAPRPTGGGEPDVDVENAALAGAAPKVGARPAAKRSGGARGGRPSGGGGNRPGGAKRR, encoded by the coding sequence ATGGCCGGTAGCGGTCTGGCCAATCGTCTCTACCGAGGCGAGGCCGGTCTCGACATCATCGGCAAGCGCAAGCTCTGGTTCGGCATCGCCGGGGCGCTGGTCCTGGTCGCGCTCCTGAGCTTCGGCTTCCGCGGCTTCACCCTCGGCATCGAGTTCGAGGGCGGCAACTCCTTCCAGGTCCCGGCCAGCGTCGGCACGCTGACCCAGGCCGAGGAGCGGGTCAACACCGTCCTGGCCGACGACGCCGGCGGCGTCGAGGTCGAGTCGGCCCAGACGGTCGGCGGCGGCAGCGGCGAGTTCTACGAGTTCCGCACCGCCGTGCTGGACGCCGAGGAGGCCAACGCGGTCAAGGCCGGGTTGGCGCAGGAGTTCGGCATCGCCGAGAACCAGATCAGCGCGAACCAGGTCAGCGCGGCCTGGGGTGGCCAGTACACCGAGCGCGCGTTGCTCGGTCTGGTCATCTTCATCGCGCTGGTGATGCTCTACCTGATCATCCGGTTCGAGTGGCGGATGGCGGTCAGCGCGGTCTCCTCGCTGCTGCTCAACCTCGTCCTCACCGCCGGCGTCTACTCGCTGGTCGGGTTCGAGGTCACGCCGTCGACGATCATCGGGTTCCTCACGATCCTCGGCTTCGCGCTCTACGACGTCGTCGTGGTGTTCGACAAGGTCCAGGAGAACACGCGGGGCATCACGGCGAGCAACAACCAGACGTACGGCGAGGCGGCCAACCTGGCCATCAACCAGACCATCATGCGGTCGATCAACACCAGCCTGGTGGCGCTGCTGCCGGTCGGTGGTCTGCTCTTCATCGGTGTGCCGCTCGGCGCGGTCACCCTGAAGGACCTCGGCCTGGTGCTGTTCGTCGGCATGCTCGTCGCCGTCTTCTCGTCGATCTTCTTCGCGACCCCGGTGCTGGCGACGTTCAAGGACTTCGAGCCGCGGATCCAGGCCCACACCAAGCGGGTCCTGGCCCGTCGGGGCGCGATCGCGCGCGGCGAGGTCGCCCCGAAGGGCGCCGCGCCGCGGCCGACCGGGGGCGGCGAGCCGGACGTCGACGTGGAGAACGCGGCGCTGGCCGGTGCCGCGCCGAAGGTCGGTGCGCGGCCGGCGGCCAAGCGGTCCGGCGGGGCCCGGGGCGGCCGTCCCAGCGGCGGCGGCGGAAACCGGCCGGGTGGCGCGAAGCGGCGCTGA
- the secD gene encoding protein translocase subunit SecD, which produces MAPPQGQMRPGRQLAVLAGIFVVLYLLVFFSGGAKGSFTDRLEPRLGLDLIGGTRVTLEAKNTVDGRPPTAENLEEARQIIENRVNAFGVAEAEVVTEGNRNIVISLPGENRDLTNVGSAAELRFRKVLKAGDGSGAVAPPAATPTPSGSASPAPSGSATPSPSGSGAPKATTSPSGGQGGMAPTPSASATPTPSASATPSAAPTPSASEAPVSASIEEQRKAVEQKVGAEAWAAASGLQGPADLSTDPSLADKLKPFGTLSPQEVAVLPAQMQFNVPTIGCAQLDKRPPASISDPNQQAVACEDGAAKYLLDAAKVLGTDVSGASAVMDQTSSWVVSLDFTGNGQEKWTNLTREAFNNEGQACDASALGQDGKCRVAVVLDNEIVSSPEIQGVLTGDSQITGNFTQKDASELASQLRYGALPVTFEQQEAQNVSATLGASHLRAGLLAAGIGMLLVIVYAFFYYRLLGSVIFLSLALSALLVFGALIVLGRQIGFTLTLAGIAGFIVSLGVAADSFVIYFERLKDEIREGRSPRSAVPRAWARARRTIISANAISILAAVVLYIVSVGTVKGFAFALGLATVLDLVVVFLFRHPIMTMFARTSAFLSPRVSGLGRVLRTAEAERDTTTRPSRVKEA; this is translated from the coding sequence GTGGCACCACCTCAGGGACAGATGCGCCCCGGCCGGCAGTTGGCCGTGCTGGCGGGCATCTTCGTCGTCCTCTATCTGCTGGTGTTCTTCTCGGGCGGCGCCAAGGGCAGCTTCACGGACCGGCTGGAGCCCCGGCTCGGCCTGGACCTGATCGGCGGCACCCGCGTCACGCTCGAGGCGAAGAACACCGTTGACGGCCGGCCCCCGACGGCGGAGAACCTCGAAGAGGCCCGCCAGATCATCGAGAACCGGGTCAACGCGTTCGGCGTGGCCGAGGCCGAGGTGGTCACCGAGGGCAACCGCAACATCGTGATCTCCCTGCCCGGTGAGAACCGGGACCTGACCAACGTGGGCAGCGCGGCCGAGCTGCGCTTCCGCAAGGTCCTCAAGGCCGGCGACGGCAGCGGGGCGGTCGCTCCGCCGGCCGCGACGCCGACGCCCTCCGGCAGCGCCAGCCCGGCACCCTCGGGCAGCGCCACCCCGTCCCCGTCCGGCAGCGGCGCGCCGAAGGCGACGACCTCCCCGTCCGGCGGTCAGGGCGGCATGGCGCCGACGCCGAGCGCCAGCGCCACCCCGACGCCCTCGGCCTCGGCCACGCCGAGCGCCGCTCCCACGCCGAGCGCCAGCGAGGCTCCGGTGTCGGCCAGCATCGAGGAGCAGCGCAAGGCCGTCGAGCAGAAGGTCGGCGCCGAGGCGTGGGCGGCCGCGAGCGGCCTGCAGGGCCCGGCGGACCTCTCCACCGACCCGTCGCTGGCCGACAAGCTCAAGCCGTTCGGCACGCTCAGCCCGCAGGAGGTCGCCGTCCTGCCGGCGCAGATGCAGTTCAACGTGCCGACCATCGGCTGCGCCCAGCTCGACAAGCGCCCGCCGGCGTCGATCTCCGACCCCAACCAGCAGGCCGTGGCCTGTGAGGACGGCGCCGCGAAGTACCTGCTCGACGCCGCCAAGGTGCTCGGCACCGACGTGAGCGGCGCCAGCGCGGTCATGGACCAGACCAGCTCCTGGGTCGTCAGCCTCGACTTCACCGGCAACGGCCAGGAGAAGTGGACCAACCTGACCCGCGAGGCGTTCAACAACGAGGGGCAGGCCTGCGACGCCTCGGCGCTGGGCCAGGACGGCAAGTGCCGCGTCGCCGTGGTGCTCGACAACGAGATCGTCTCGTCGCCGGAGATCCAGGGCGTGCTCACCGGCGACTCCCAGATCACCGGCAACTTCACCCAGAAGGACGCCAGCGAGCTGGCCAGCCAGCTGCGCTACGGCGCGCTGCCGGTGACCTTCGAGCAGCAGGAGGCGCAGAACGTCTCCGCCACCCTCGGCGCCAGCCACCTGCGGGCCGGTCTGCTCGCGGCCGGCATCGGCATGCTGCTGGTCATCGTCTACGCGTTCTTCTACTACCGGCTGCTCGGCTCGGTGATCTTCCTGAGCCTGGCGCTCTCCGCGCTGCTCGTCTTCGGCGCGCTGATCGTGCTCGGCCGGCAGATCGGGTTCACCCTGACCCTCGCCGGCATCGCCGGATTCATCGTCTCGCTCGGTGTGGCGGCGGACTCGTTCGTCATCTACTTCGAACGATTGAAGGACGAGATCCGCGAGGGCCGAAGCCCGCGCAGCGCGGTGCCGCGCGCCTGGGCCCGGGCCCGCCGGACGATCATCTCGGCGAACGCGATCTCGATCCTCGCGGCGGTGGTGCTCTACATCGTCTCGGTCGGCACGGTGAAGGGCTTCGCCTTCGCCCTCGGCCTGGCGACGGTGCTCGACCTGGTCGTGGTGTTCCTCTTCCGGCACCCGATCATGACCATGTTCGCCCGGACCAGCGCGTTCCTCTCGCCACGGGTCAGTGGCCTGGGCCGCGTCCTGCGGACGGCCGAAGCAGAGCGGGACACCACCACCCGCCCGTCCCGCGTGAAGGAGGCCTGA
- the yajC gene encoding preprotein translocase subunit YajC: MGRSVTVQYLAAGSGGAGGLTPILMIVLLFGVMYFMMIRPQQKRRREAEAMQSALSPGDEVVTIGGLYGTVTGVDDDTVLLEVAPGVQTRYARPAIARVVTRAELPSEPVTEDADTVKE; encoded by the coding sequence ATGGGAAGGTCTGTAACCGTGCAATACCTGGCAGCGGGCAGTGGGGGAGCGGGCGGTCTGACGCCGATCCTCATGATCGTTCTGCTCTTCGGCGTCATGTACTTCATGATGATCCGCCCCCAGCAGAAGCGCCGCCGTGAGGCTGAGGCGATGCAGTCCGCCCTCTCCCCCGGCGACGAGGTGGTGACCATCGGCGGGCTCTACGGCACCGTCACCGGCGTGGACGACGACACCGTCCTGCTCGAGGTGGCTCCCGGCGTGCAGACCCGGTACGCCCGGCCGGCCATCGCCCGCGTCGTGACGCGGGCCGAGCTGCCGAGCGAGCCGGTCACCGAGGACGCGGACACCGTCAAGGAGTGA
- the ruvB gene encoding Holliday junction branch migration DNA helicase RuvB: protein MTAPDGGLVSAYVNDAERDAEASVRPRRLDEFIAQHRVRDQLDLLLKGAMRRGSPPDHILLSGPPGLGKTTLANIVAAELGAGIRVTSGPAIERSGDLAAILTSLAEGDVLFIDEIHRIAKPAEELLYSAMEDFRVDVVVGKGPGATAIPLDVEPFTLVGATTRSGLLTGPMRDRFGFVAHLDFYASADLEALLHRSARILAVPITDDGAAEIAGRSRGTPRIANRLLRRVRDFAEVRADGVVTLETARAALTVYDVDALGLDRLDRAVLTALVDSFRGGPVGLSTLAVAVGEQPDTVEEVCEPFLVRAGLLARTPRGRVATEAAWRHLGRTPPNGTFGVDAPPAPDLFSTAPEQP from the coding sequence ATGACCGCTCCCGACGGCGGCCTGGTGTCGGCGTACGTCAACGACGCGGAACGGGACGCGGAGGCCAGCGTCCGGCCCCGGCGGCTGGACGAGTTCATCGCCCAGCACCGGGTGCGTGACCAGCTCGACCTGCTGCTCAAGGGCGCGATGCGCCGGGGCAGCCCGCCCGACCACATCCTCCTGTCCGGCCCGCCCGGCCTCGGCAAGACCACGCTCGCCAACATCGTCGCCGCCGAGCTCGGCGCGGGCATCCGGGTGACCAGCGGCCCGGCGATCGAGCGCTCCGGCGACCTCGCCGCCATCCTGACCAGCCTCGCCGAGGGCGACGTGCTCTTCATCGACGAGATCCACCGGATCGCGAAGCCGGCCGAGGAACTGCTCTACAGCGCGATGGAGGACTTCCGCGTCGACGTGGTGGTGGGCAAGGGGCCGGGCGCGACGGCGATCCCGCTGGACGTGGAGCCGTTCACCCTGGTCGGCGCGACCACCCGCTCCGGCCTGCTGACCGGGCCGATGCGCGACCGTTTCGGCTTCGTCGCGCACCTCGACTTCTACGCGTCGGCCGACCTGGAGGCGCTGCTGCACCGTTCGGCGCGGATCCTCGCCGTGCCGATCACCGACGACGGTGCCGCCGAGATCGCCGGCCGGTCGCGGGGCACCCCGCGGATCGCCAACCGGCTGTTGCGCCGGGTGCGGGACTTCGCCGAGGTCCGGGCCGACGGGGTGGTCACGCTGGAGACCGCCCGGGCGGCCCTGACGGTCTACGACGTCGACGCCCTCGGCCTGGACCGGTTGGACCGGGCGGTGCTGACCGCGCTGGTGGACTCGTTCCGGGGCGGCCCGGTGGGGCTGTCCACGCTCGCGGTGGCGGTGGGAGAGCAGCCGGACACGGTCGAGGAGGTGTGCGAGCCGTTCCTGGTGCGGGCCGGTCTGCTGGCGCGTACGCCCCGGGGGCGGGTGGCCACGGAGGCGGCCTGGCGGCATCTGGGCCGTACGCCCCCGAATGGTACATTTGGTGTGGATGCCCCTCCCGCGCCCGATCTGTTCTCGACCGCGCCCGAGCAGCCGTGA
- the ruvA gene encoding Holliday junction branch migration protein RuvA, whose protein sequence is MIASVRGVVTATGPDQAVIEVGGVGLAVHCAPATIADLRVGQPARLATSLVVREDSLTLYGFADDDAKQLFELLQTASGVGPRLAQAVLAVHTPDAVRKAIANADTAALTRVPGIGKKGAERLVLELRDRIGPVPVGADGAAGVTGGAWPEQVRQALVGLGWTAGQADQAVAAVAETVDGPTPPVPVLLKQAIRLLGRTR, encoded by the coding sequence ATGATCGCCAGCGTGCGCGGCGTGGTGACCGCGACCGGTCCGGACCAGGCGGTGATCGAGGTCGGTGGGGTGGGCCTGGCGGTGCACTGCGCCCCGGCGACCATCGCGGACCTGCGGGTCGGCCAGCCGGCCCGGCTCGCCACCAGCCTCGTCGTCCGCGAGGACTCGCTCACCCTCTACGGCTTCGCCGACGACGACGCGAAGCAGCTCTTCGAGCTGTTGCAGACGGCGAGCGGGGTCGGCCCCCGGCTGGCCCAGGCGGTGCTCGCCGTGCACACGCCGGACGCGGTCCGCAAGGCCATCGCCAACGCCGACACGGCCGCGTTGACCCGGGTGCCGGGCATCGGCAAGAAGGGCGCGGAGCGACTGGTGCTGGAGCTGCGCGACCGGATCGGTCCGGTGCCGGTGGGCGCCGACGGCGCGGCCGGGGTGACCGGCGGGGCGTGGCCGGAGCAGGTCCGCCAGGCCCTCGTGGGGCTGGGCTGGACGGCGGGGCAGGCCGACCAGGCGGTGGCCGCGGTCGCGGAGACCGTCGACGGTCCCACCCCGCCCGTGCCGGTCCTGCTCAAGCAGGCCATCCGGCTGCTGGGCCGCACCCGATGA
- the ruvC gene encoding crossover junction endodeoxyribonuclease RuvC, whose translation MRVLGVDPGLTRCGVGVVEGVPGRPCTLVAYYVVYTDPADELPVRLLHLDRSLTELVAEHQPESVAVERVFSQHNVRTVMGTAQASGIAVLAGARAGLPVQTYTPSEVKAAVTGSGQADKAQITAMVTRLLRLPEPPRPADAADALALAICHIWRGGTRSKLAAAADRVRRGGAR comes from the coding sequence GTGCGCGTGCTGGGCGTCGACCCGGGGCTGACCCGGTGCGGAGTCGGTGTGGTCGAGGGTGTGCCCGGCCGGCCCTGCACCCTGGTCGCCTACTACGTGGTCTACACCGACCCGGCCGACGAGCTGCCCGTCCGTCTGCTGCACCTGGACCGCTCGCTGACCGAGCTGGTCGCCGAGCACCAGCCGGAGAGCGTGGCGGTCGAGCGGGTGTTCAGCCAGCACAACGTCCGCACCGTGATGGGCACCGCCCAGGCGAGCGGGATCGCAGTGCTCGCCGGGGCGCGCGCCGGCCTGCCGGTGCAGACCTACACGCCGAGCGAGGTGAAGGCGGCGGTGACCGGCTCCGGCCAGGCCGACAAGGCACAGATCACCGCCATGGTCACCCGGCTGCTGCGGCTGCCCGAGCCGCCCCGGCCCGCCGACGCCGCGGACGCGCTGGCGCTGGCCATCTGCCACATCTGGCGCGGTGGCACCCGCTCCAAGCTGGCCGCCGCGGCCGACCGCGTACGACGAGGAGGAGCCAGATGA